The segment TCTGAATTGCTTGAACAGCTGTCATGGTGATGGCGGAGTCACAACCTTGCGAAACTTTTTCCAGACCAGCTTTGCCGATGGCTCACGACTGAGCAATCACAGTTGGGGCGCTGACGTTGCTGGTGTTTATGATTCAAATTCGGAAGTAGTCGATATCTGGGCTTACGATAATGACAACAATTCCAGTAACGGCGCAGGGCAACAATATCTCTGGTTCTTCGCGGCAGGAAACGCCGGAGGCGGCGCGAACACGATCGGCAGTCCTGCAACTGCAAAGAACGATGTAACGGGAGCAGCTGTCTACAATGGAGTCGATGGCAGCTGCTGGCCCGGAGATTCTGCTCCTTGCAATGAAAACAAACTCGTTATTTACAGCTCACGTGGTCCAACAGATGATGGCCGTTATGGACCTGAGGTTGCGGGCGCATCACAATATGTGACGGCTCCGAACAACGGAACCGGCTATCAAGAGTTCAATGGAACAAGCTGCGGCACGCCCTCCGTAACAGCACTTGGGGCGCTCATTCGCGATTGGGTCCAGAATGTTCACGGGATCGCAGCTCCCAGCGCCAATCTTGTCAAAGCGCTCCTCTTGAATTCAGGCGATTACATTTCCTCACCTTCTCAGTCGCTACCTGCAACAGGACAAGGATGGGGACGACCGAACTTGAGCAATCTCTGCGATAACTGGGCCAGCTCTACTTGCACAACGCGAAGAAGCTCCTGGCAAGAAGGAACCTTTACAGCTACTGGCCAGTCTTCCACGATGACTGTCAGCGTGCAATCTACTGGTTCTCCACTGCGGTGTCTTTTGACCTGGATGGATCCTCCAAACCTTGCAGGCGGTGGAGCACTCAGAAATAACCTGAATCTGAGAGTCACGGCGCCCGGAGGAACGTTTTACAACGGAAACGATTTTACCGGCGCATGGAGTGATGCGAATGGCACAACATTTGACTCGGCAAACAATTCGGAAGGCGTAAGGGTTCAAGTTCCTGCAACAGGCAGCTATAGCGTTCAGGTGACTGCAGCCAACATCTCACTGAGTCCGCAACCCTGGGCCGTGACCTGTAGCGCAAACACCGGAACTTGCACGTTACCGGGAACACCTTCACTTATATCGCCGGCAAATGGCGCGACAGGAGTGTCAGTTACTCCAACATTGGATTGGAGTGATGTATCCGGCGCAACATCTTACGATGTTCAAGTCGCCACCGATTCCGGATTCACAAATGTTGTGCGATCCGCGAATGTTGCGAGCAGCACATGGGTAGTGTCCCCGGCGCTCAACAACAGCACGACTTATTTCTGGAGAGCTCGCGCAAATAATTCCTGCGGCGCCGGCGCTTATTCCTCAGCCTTTAGCTTCACTACAGTTGCTGGAGGAGGCGGCGGAAGCGCGGTATTTGATCCGGTTCTTCAAGCGCCAAAATGTGCGACCGTTGCAGCTTCGTGCGATACGGGTGCATCTCTTGTGCTGGGACGCGCCAATCTCGGTCCAGAACCGAATCAGCCGAATACGATCAATGATTCTTGCGCAGATGGAACATCTGGAACATTCCATTCTGATGAATCCAATGATCGCCTCAAAGTAACAACGCTGGATGCAACCAATCTGGCGGAAGGTAAGACCGTGCGAATCGAAGCAACCGTTTGGGCATGGACTACGCCATCGGCAGATAAACTCGATTTGTATTATGCTGCCAATGCAAATAGCCCAAGCTGGACTTTCATTACGACACTCACACCAACTGTTGCTGGTGCACAGACTCTGACAGCGAACTACACGTTGCCAACCGGAGCATTGCAAGCGGTACGCGCGCAATTCCGTTATCAAGGAACGGCGTCGGCTTGCACTTCCGGCGCCTACAATGATCGGGATGATCTTGTGTTCGCGGTGCAAAGCACACCGGTAACAACGGTGTTCTTTGACAATTTCGAAACGAGTCAAGGCTGGGTAACCAATCCGAGCGGCACCGATACTGCAACCACAGGTCAGTGGGAACGCGGTGATCCGGAGCCAACTGATTCCGGCGGACCAAAGCAACTAGGCACAACTGTCAGCGGTGTCAATGATCTTGTAACTGCGCGACTTGCAGGAGCTTCCGCCGGCGTGAACGATATTGATGGCGGTGTTACCTCCATCTGGTCACCGCAAATCACGTTGCCGGCTACCGGAACTCTGACTCTGTCGTTCCAGTACTATCTGGCGCACGGTTCAAACAGTTCCACGGCTGATTTCTTCCGTGCCTTTATTGTCACTGGAACCAACAATCAAGTCTTCCAATCGCTCGGTGCTGCCTCCAACAGAAACGGAGTCTGGACACCGGTCTCGGTGAATATCAACTCATTTGCCGGACAAACCATCCGGATTCTGTTTCAAGCTGCGGATGCAAGTACCGCAAGCCTCGTGGAGGCGGGAGTGGACGACGTCCGAATCACTCAACAATAAAACGCATATTCAACGCAAGCCGGTGAGCAACACTCACCGGCTTTTTTATGGAGCGACGGCCTGCATCTAAAGTTTTGTCCGACTTTTCTCGTGTTCAATTCTTTCGTGAAGCCACATCGACATAAGTTGAGTAAATGGGACGCCTTTTTTTCGAGCAATACGTTTTGCCATAGAAAGATCAAATGGGTCAACACGGATGGATACAGGTTGACGCGGGGGTCGATAAGCAATAAATGGTTCTGCTTTTTCAAGCAGCTTTTGAATATTTTCGGGTTGCTCTTTAACCATGGATCTATCCCATGATTCAGCTTCCCTTTTCAGTTGTTTTCTAATCGATGCAGGAATTTTCCTCATTTTTTCTTAATTCTCCTAAAATACAGTTTTTGAGTCGCTGGTGTCATAGGATATGCCGTTACACATCTCCACCTGCCGTATTTCGGAAACGGAGCGATAATAGCTTCAATAGCAGTTCCGGATGCGTCCGTTCCCCATAAACGATATCTGAATTGACTCCTGCTACCTTTTTTCATTTTGTTTTTAACGGCAAGTGTCGGGTAAGGTCCTTCGCAGTAATACAATTCTTCAATTTGTTCCGGCCCGAGCCCGTGCCTCGCAATGTGAGCAACGTTATCCTCATCCCAATCCGGTTCCAAAGACGGGTCGGGTTTCAACATTAAGTTCAAAAATAACGTAATTTTTTGATTACGTCAAACACAAGCCTCGTAGAGTCGAAGGGCCTCGATCGCAGGCTGAAGCCGTTAAAACATTGAAATTGGCGTAGTTATCCAATTGTATTTTAAGGCATCACCTCGTGTAGCGTAGTGAACTTTACGCGTTATCTTAGTGAGGTATGCTGCTGGAAAGTGAAATCTCGCCGAACACGCCTGAATTCAAACATCAATATGATGTGTACATCAAACTGGCCGAAGAGCTGAAACAGCTCATTCAGAAAATTCGTCAGGGCGGATCGCCCGAAGCGCGCAAGAAACATGAAGAGCGGGGCAAACTCTTCGTTCGGGAGAGGGTCCGATTGTTACTGTTACCGGAAATTTTTGTCAACAGACATTTAAACTTAAAGGCAGCTTTTGCGCGCCTTCGCGGCATCAAACGATGCGGCATGGCTGCGGCGTTGAACATTCTCGGGATTCCGCTTCTCGGTCAGCATCATCGCGGAATCGACGATGCCCGCAACATAGCACGTATTGCAAAGGTAGTGTTGCCGCAACTTTAACCAATCATCCCAGCCTGCATCCTGAGTTGCTTCGTCCTGCCTTGAGTAATACAATGTATTACCGGAGCTTCTTTTGCGTATCAAAGGATTCCAATGGGACGATAGTAATGTAATCCACATTGAGCTTGGCCACGGAATAAAACCAGAGGAAGCTGAAGAAGTTTTTGCTGTAGCAGCATTGTTCAGAAAAACCAGGAGAGGTCACTATGTTGCGCTGGGACCTACTCTAGATGGGAGATTTCTCACCATTGTATTTGAACTGAAAGGTAATGGAATCGTTCGAGTGATCACTGGTTGGGACATGGAAACAGCCGAAAAACGCTATTGGAGAAAACATAGACGAGGTTGAAAACATGACTAGAAAGTCTTCAAAACGAAAGATGACAGAAGAGGAATATTACGATTCACATGGCATCCTAAAAGAAATCCTGGCCGAAGGCATTGAAATGAGTTTAGAAGCGGCCCTGCGTCAAGAAATCCTTGAAGGAAAGAGGAAAAGAAAGCTAAGAAATGTATCGATTAAGATCGATCCTCTCTACTTGCAATCTATTCGGAAGATCGCGACAAAAAAAGGAATCCCATACCAGACTCTAGTAAGGCTGTGGCTTACCGAGAAAGTTAGAAAAGAATTGAAGTTGGCATAGAATGTGATGCTTTTTTTCTCCCTCTCCGTGATCTTCGTGACTCCGTGGTAAAGTGAAAGCATGCTGCTGGAAAGTGAAATCTCGCCGAACACGCCTGAATTCAAACATCAATATGATGTGCACATCAAACTGGCCGAAGAGCTGAAACAGCTCATTCAGAAAATTCGGCAGGGCGGATCGCCCGAAGCGCGCAAGAAACATGAAGAGCGGGGCAAACTCTTCGTTCGGGAGAGGGTCCGATTGTTACTGGATGAAGACCGTCCTTTTCTGGAACTTTCGCCGCTGGCAGCCTATCAGGTATACAAAGACGATGTTCCCGCAGCAGGAATTGTCACCGGAATCGGCTGGGTTCATGGGCTTCCGGTCATGGTGGTTGCAAATGATGCAACTGTGAAAGGGGGCACCTATTCGCCGCTGACCGTCAAAAAGCATTTGCGCGCGCAGGAAATTGCAAAAGAAAATGGATTGCCCTGTATTTATCTTGTAGATTCAGGCGGAGCTTTTCTGCCTTTGCAAGCAGAAGTTTTTCCGGACCGCGATCATTTTGGACGCATTTTTTACAATCAGGCGAATTTATCAGCGCTCGGAATTCCTCAGATTGCGGTTGTGATGGGATCTTCTACCGCTGGTGGAGCTTATGTGCCGGCCATGTCAGAAGAAACTGTGATGGTGCGGAATCAGGCAACGATTTTTCTCGGCGGGCCGCCACTGGTAAAAGCTGCTACGGGTGAAGATGTAACCTCGGAGGAGCTCGGTGGCGCCGATCTTCATTGCCGCAAATCGGGGGTCGCCGATCACTATGCCGAAAACGATGCGCATGCGCTCGAGCTCGCGCGCAACATGATGCAGTTTGACAAACATCATCTGAAAGAGGATCGCTGGCTCGTTCCGGCGCGCGCGGAATCCCCTTCCCATTCGCCGGAAGAGATTCCCGGAGTCCTGCCAACAGATTTGCGGCAGCCTTTTCCCATCAAAGAAATTATTGTGCGGATCATCGATGGAGGCGCGTTCCATGAATTTAAAAAGCTTTACGGCGCCACCATTTGTTGCGGGATGGGGCACATCGGCGGATATCCGGTGGGAATTCTTGCAAATAATGGAGTCTTGTTTAGCGACAGCAGTTTGAAGGCCACACACTTCATTGAACTTTGTGAACAGCGCCGCATCCCTCTGTTGTTCTTGCAAAATATTACCGGATTCATGGTCGGCAAAGATGCGGAGAGCGGTGGAATCGCCAAAGATGGCGCCAAGATGGTGACCGCAGTCGCCACAGCCACGGTTCCCAAGATCACCATAATCGTTGGAGGATCGTATGGTGCCGGCAATTACGGAATGTGCGGACGAGCCTACCAACCGCGGTTTCTCTTTATGTATCCGAATGCGCGGATATCCGTCATGGGCGGCGATCAGGCAGCTTTCGTCTTGAGCAGTGTCGGCAAAATCGATCCGGAAGAGATTCGAGCAAAATATGAGAAGGAAGGGCATCCTTATTATAGTTCCGCCAGACTCTGGGATGATGGTGTGATCGATCCGCGCGATACACGCGATGTATTGATTCAATGCCTGGAAATCATTTCGCGGGGACCGGTTCCTTCCGGCAGATTCGGCCTCTTCCGCATGTAATTTTTTCACCGCAGAGAACGCAGAGCACGCTGAGTTTAAATTTAAATTTTTCTCAGCGGTCTCAGCGATCTCTGCGGTAAAAAAAAAATGGCTTACAACACGCTGATCGTTGAACAGAAAGGGCAGTTTACGTGGTGCAGATTGAACCGGCCGGAGGTGCGCAATGCATTCAACGCGGAGATGATTGCCGAGCTCACAAGCTTCGCGAAAGATTTGCCTTCCGGAAGCAGAGCGATTGTACTGCATGGTGAAGGGACGGTCTTTTGTGCTGGTGGCGATTTGCGTTGGATGCAGCAGAGTCTGGATCTTTATCGTGAACAAAATCTTGAAGATGCCAAACGCCTGGCCGAAATGTATTTTGCGCTGGATCGAATGCCTGTGCCCCTGGTCGGTCTGATTCACGGAGCTGCTTTTGGAGGCGGCGCTGGGTTGGTCTGCGTTTGCGATTATGTGATCGCGACACAGGACACGCAATTCGGCTTCAGCGAAGTCCGATTGGGAATTGTACCTGCGTGCATCTCTCCCTTTGTTTTGCGAAAGATCGGTCCCGGACATGCGCGCGCACTCTTTACCACCGCTGAGAGATTCGACTCGCGCAAGGGCTATGATGTGGGAATGGTGCATCAAATTGCTGCAGACATAGCGGAAGCGCAATCGCTCGTAGAAAAGAAATTGCAGCAGATTACGGAGTGCGGCCCTGAGGCGATACGGCACATCAAGAACCTTCTCTTTCAATTGCTCTTTGCATCGAACGATCAGGAGCAACTCGACAGGGCGGCCGATCTATTAGCCACAGTCCGTGTCAGTAAAGAAGGACAGGAGGGTTTGCGAGCTTTTCTGGAAAAACGGAAGCCAAGCTGGAATCGTGGTTAAACTCTTCATCGCAAATCGTGGCGAAATCGCGTGTCGCATTGCTTTCACTGCACATCGCATGGGCATTCGCACGTGCGGAATCTTTACGCCTCAGGATGCGCGGACGAAACATGTGCGGGTCCTACAAGAAATTAAGAAACTTCCAGCCGGAGATCTTTCGGAAAACTATCTGAACCAGCAATTGCTCATACAGATCGCGAAGGATTTCGGAGCGGATGGACTCCATCCCGGATACGGATTTCTGGCTGAGAATCCTGACTTTGCTCAAAACGTGATCAACGCAGGATTGATTTGGGTTGGACCACCTCCGCAGGCGATGCGACGCCTGGGCGGGAAACTGGAAGCAAAGGAAGTCGCTGCAAAAGCGGGTGTCCCTGTTCCGCCCTGGATAAACATGGGAAACGAAATTGATCCAAAGGGAATCATTGATCGCTTTGGCCTTCCGCTGCTGATCAAAGCGACTCGCGGTGGCGGCGGGCGCGGCCAGCGTGTGGTGCATGATCCATCACAGTTTGAGGAAGCTCTGCGAGCAGCAAAGTCGGAAGCTCACCGTTCCTTTGGTTCTTCTGAAGTTTTTGTGGAAAAATTCCTGGAGGAACCTAGGCACATCGAAGTACAAATTCTCGGAGACGTTCACGGTAACGTATTTGCGCTGGGAGAGCGGGATTGCACAATGCAGCGGCGCAATCAAA is part of the bacterium genome and harbors:
- a CDS encoding BrnT family toxin, translated to MRIKGFQWDDSNVIHIELGHGIKPEEAEEVFAVAALFRKTRRGHYVALGPTLDGRFLTIVFELKGNGIVRVITGWDMETAEKRYWRKHRRG
- a CDS encoding BrnA antitoxin family protein encodes the protein MTRKSSKRKMTEEEYYDSHGILKEILAEGIEMSLEAALRQEILEGKRKRKLRNVSIKIDPLYLQSIRKIATKKGIPYQTLVRLWLTEKVRKELKLA
- a CDS encoding methylcrotonoyl-CoA carboxylase, which codes for MLLESEISPNTPEFKHQYDVHIKLAEELKQLIQKIRQGGSPEARKKHEERGKLFVRERVRLLLDEDRPFLELSPLAAYQVYKDDVPAAGIVTGIGWVHGLPVMVVANDATVKGGTYSPLTVKKHLRAQEIAKENGLPCIYLVDSGGAFLPLQAEVFPDRDHFGRIFYNQANLSALGIPQIAVVMGSSTAGGAYVPAMSEETVMVRNQATIFLGGPPLVKAATGEDVTSEELGGADLHCRKSGVADHYAENDAHALELARNMMQFDKHHLKEDRWLVPARAESPSHSPEEIPGVLPTDLRQPFPIKEIIVRIIDGGAFHEFKKLYGATICCGMGHIGGYPVGILANNGVLFSDSSLKATHFIELCEQRRIPLLFLQNITGFMVGKDAESGGIAKDGAKMVTAVATATVPKITIIVGGSYGAGNYGMCGRAYQPRFLFMYPNARISVMGGDQAAFVLSSVGKIDPEEIRAKYEKEGHPYYSSARLWDDGVIDPRDTRDVLIQCLEIISRGPVPSGRFGLFRM
- a CDS encoding enoyl-CoA hydratase-related protein; this encodes MAYNTLIVEQKGQFTWCRLNRPEVRNAFNAEMIAELTSFAKDLPSGSRAIVLHGEGTVFCAGGDLRWMQQSLDLYREQNLEDAKRLAEMYFALDRMPVPLVGLIHGAAFGGGAGLVCVCDYVIATQDTQFGFSEVRLGIVPACISPFVLRKIGPGHARALFTTAERFDSRKGYDVGMVHQIAADIAEAQSLVEKKLQQITECGPEAIRHIKNLLFQLLFASNDQEQLDRAADLLATVRVSKEGQEGLRAFLEKRKPSWNRG